Proteins found in one Sporosarcina sp. FSL K6-3457 genomic segment:
- a CDS encoding thioredoxin family protein → MSKAIFYHAGCPVCVDAEQMILDYLDKSKTTTEVVHLGNDQSRIEEAEKVGVKSVPALVIDGNVYHINFGASLADVKG, encoded by the coding sequence ATGTCAAAAGCAATTTTTTATCATGCGGGTTGTCCAGTTTGTGTAGATGCGGAGCAAATGATTCTTGATTATCTTGACAAATCAAAGACTACTACAGAAGTAGTACATCTTGGGAATGATCAAAGTCGTATTGAAGAAGCAGAAAAGGTTGGAGTAAAATCAGTCCCGGCGTTGGTTATAGATGGAAATGTATATCATATCAATTTTGGTGCAAGTTTAGCTGATGTAAAAGGATAA
- a CDS encoding ketopantoate reductase family protein, producing MSAKQNRILIFGAGVIGSAYALKFIEAGIDITMFARSSRYTTLKENGLQYNEKGKIKSIKVNVIDNLENDDVYDFIFVTVRYDQVESALLSLKDNRSKNIVTMTNNSLGFSAWLDIAHDRLLPAFPGFGGQIKDGILYARFPPKALATSIFGEINGLVTERVKNLTKLFEAAKLPYTINNDMKAFLITHSISDIALLGALYTENMGISEKAHQITVVLKMYLMAIQKAGVDINPSVFKVVLKCPNLILDLFFRIWLQTKMVKDMMLPDFANSANREVVQLRNDLLKFLSQNGVTP from the coding sequence ATGTCAGCAAAACAAAACAGGATTTTAATTTTTGGTGCAGGCGTTATAGGGAGTGCATACGCGCTCAAATTTATTGAAGCCGGGATTGACATTACTATGTTTGCACGATCAAGCAGATATACAACATTGAAAGAAAATGGTTTGCAATATAACGAAAAAGGTAAAATTAAATCTATAAAAGTAAATGTCATAGATAACCTAGAGAATGATGATGTATATGACTTTATTTTTGTTACAGTTCGTTACGATCAAGTCGAATCAGCACTTCTATCACTAAAAGACAATCGAAGCAAAAATATTGTTACTATGACAAATAACTCACTTGGATTTTCGGCATGGCTAGATATTGCCCATGATAGACTTTTGCCTGCTTTCCCCGGTTTTGGGGGGCAGATAAAAGATGGAATACTGTATGCTAGATTTCCGCCAAAGGCTTTGGCTACGTCTATATTTGGAGAAATTAATGGTTTAGTGACAGAACGTGTAAAAAACCTTACGAAATTATTTGAAGCAGCAAAACTTCCATACACAATTAACAATGATATGAAAGCGTTTCTAATAACCCATTCAATATCAGACATTGCTTTGCTAGGTGCATTATATACTGAAAATATGGGAATTAGCGAAAAAGCACATCAAATAACCGTTGTCTTAAAAATGTATTTGATGGCAATACAAAAAGCTGGTGTTGACATCAATCCATCTGTATTTAAGGTTGTGCTTAAATGTCCAAATTTGATTCTGGATTTGTTCTTTAGAATATGGCTACAGACAAAAATGGTGAAGGACATGATGTTACCTGATTTTGCGAATAGCGCAAATAGAGAAGTTGTACAGTTGCGTAATGATTTATTGAAATTTTTAAGTCAGAATGGTGTTACGCCATAA
- a CDS encoding LysR family transcriptional regulator, whose amino-acid sequence MELKQLEYFIVLCQELHFTRAAEKLGIAQPSLSQQISLLEHEVGMPLFDRIGKKNILTDAGKILLNYSYNVFHEISQARAAISELQGLERGSLKIGSLLTVVNYLLPPTVINFHNAYPNVELSVQGLRTGDIYKGLLENELDLGIVFLPVEHENLEAIPLFNENLAFAVPKDHIIAKEASVSLQVLKETSSILLPETYFLRQVINEQCRLLNFAPKPVLEMTTMDSIIKMVSKGIGVTILPKAYLDYIDNLQIKTIPIQDPVITTQIGIVYRKNKNLCAASRVFMEQLIATVKDKRFN is encoded by the coding sequence ATGGAACTGAAACAATTGGAATACTTTATCGTATTATGTCAAGAACTGCACTTTACACGAGCGGCTGAGAAACTAGGCATTGCTCAACCTTCCCTAAGTCAACAAATTAGCTTACTAGAGCATGAAGTAGGTATGCCTTTGTTTGATCGCATTGGCAAAAAGAACATCCTTACTGATGCAGGGAAAATATTGCTAAATTACAGTTACAATGTGTTTCATGAAATTTCTCAGGCACGTGCGGCGATTAGCGAGCTTCAGGGATTAGAGAGAGGCTCACTCAAAATAGGCTCCTTACTTACAGTTGTTAACTACTTGCTTCCTCCCACAGTAATAAATTTTCACAATGCTTATCCGAATGTGGAACTTTCTGTTCAAGGATTACGAACTGGAGATATTTACAAAGGGCTTTTGGAAAATGAACTTGATTTGGGTATCGTTTTTTTGCCCGTAGAACACGAAAACCTAGAAGCCATTCCCCTCTTTAATGAAAATCTTGCTTTTGCCGTACCAAAAGACCATATCATCGCAAAAGAGGCGTCCGTATCACTTCAAGTTTTAAAAGAAACTTCATCTATTTTATTACCAGAAACCTATTTCCTACGACAAGTTATTAACGAACAGTGTCGTTTATTGAATTTTGCACCCAAACCAGTACTTGAAATGACTACGATGGATTCTATCATCAAAATGGTAAGCAAAGGTATTGGTGTCACGATACTACCAAAAGCTTACTTAGATTATATTGATAATCTTCAAATTAAAACGATTCCTATTCAAGATCCAGTAATCACTACACAAATTGGCATCGTTTATCGAAAGAACAAAAATTTATGTGCGGCTAGCCGTGTCTTTATGGAACAATTGATTGCAACAGTTAAAGATAAACGCTTTAACTAG
- the hemL gene encoding glutamate-1-semialdehyde 2,1-aminomutase yields the protein MNNKRVDTYSKALFEQAKSVIPGGVNSPVRAFSLVDSPPFFITEGRGSHIFDVDGNEFIDYICSWGPLILGHAHPAVEEEIKNSVSNGSSFGLSTEIEVKMAKLICEIVPSIEMVRMVNSGTEAVMSALRLARGYTKRQKVIKFQGGYHGHADALLIKAGSGVATLGLPDSPGIPDSVAVDTITLPYNNMESIRLAFEQYGEQIAAVIVEPVAGNMGVIPPKPGFLQGLREITEQYGSLLIFDEVMTGFRVDYHGAQSLYVVNPDLTCLGKIIGGGLPVGAYGGKREIMEQIAPAGPIYQAGTLSGNPLAMSAGYKTLRLLEDKGIYNELERKAARLEEGFKQNAKLTSVPLKINRVGSMLSTFFTEQEVVDYESAMSSDMQVFKRYYANMLDSGILTAPTPYEVMFISAAHSDEDIENTIKAHYRALNTIKSIGG from the coding sequence ATGAATAATAAGAGAGTGGATACTTACTCTAAAGCATTATTTGAACAAGCAAAAAGTGTGATTCCTGGAGGAGTGAATAGTCCAGTACGTGCATTTTCGTTGGTTGACTCTCCTCCTTTTTTTATTACAGAAGGTCGCGGTTCTCACATATTTGATGTTGATGGAAATGAATTTATTGATTATATATGTTCATGGGGACCTTTGATACTTGGACATGCCCACCCAGCAGTGGAGGAAGAGATAAAGAATTCAGTAAGCAATGGATCAAGCTTCGGATTGTCTACTGAGATTGAAGTGAAAATGGCTAAATTAATATGCGAAATTGTCCCATCTATTGAAATGGTACGTATGGTGAACTCTGGAACAGAAGCTGTAATGAGTGCATTACGTTTGGCAAGAGGATATACGAAGCGACAAAAAGTTATTAAATTTCAAGGTGGTTATCATGGACATGCTGATGCCTTGTTAATCAAAGCAGGTTCGGGTGTCGCTACATTAGGATTACCTGATAGTCCGGGGATACCCGATAGCGTTGCTGTTGATACTATTACATTGCCCTATAACAATATGGAAAGTATTCGTCTTGCTTTTGAACAATACGGGGAACAGATTGCAGCAGTTATTGTTGAGCCAGTTGCAGGAAATATGGGAGTTATTCCACCAAAACCTGGATTTCTTCAAGGGTTACGTGAGATTACCGAACAGTATGGAAGCTTACTTATCTTTGACGAAGTAATGACTGGATTTCGTGTAGACTACCATGGGGCTCAGAGTTTGTACGTAGTCAATCCTGATCTTACTTGTTTAGGAAAAATCATAGGAGGCGGATTGCCTGTGGGTGCTTATGGTGGTAAACGAGAAATCATGGAGCAGATTGCACCCGCAGGACCTATTTACCAAGCAGGCACATTATCAGGGAATCCACTAGCAATGTCGGCGGGATATAAAACCCTTCGGTTATTGGAAGACAAAGGAATTTATAATGAGTTGGAGAGAAAAGCTGCTAGATTAGAGGAAGGATTTAAACAAAATGCTAAGTTGACAAGTGTCCCATTAAAAATCAACAGAGTAGGCTCCATGCTTTCTACCTTCTTTACAGAACAAGAGGTTGTTGATTATGAATCAGCTATGAGTTCAGATATGCAAGTTTTTAAAAGATATTATGCAAACATGCTAGATTCAGGAATTTTGACAGCCCCCACGCCCTATGAGGTGATGTTCATATCAGCAGCTCATTCCGATGAAGACATTGAAAATACAATTAAAGCTCATTATAGAGCGCTTAATACTATTAAAAGTATTGGGGGATAA
- a CDS encoding MOSC domain-containing protein → MNQPVIDKIMVGKPQTLGNKDAKHPMDREWTTGIVKYPVQGKIWMGKTNLKGDGQADLKNHGGLEKAIFVYTVSHYDYWQKKLQNPDFSAGAFGENLAVKNIAEDDLCIGDIFRIGDAIVQVSQPRQPCWRPARRLRIKDLALQIQEEGLTGWYFRVLKEGEIQAGDFLQLQERPFPEWTVANCNDIMHNKKHDLELAARLAACELLAPNWRNTLSKRAEGNGKLDIRNRVIGPNE, encoded by the coding sequence GTGAATCAACCAGTTATAGATAAAATAATGGTAGGAAAGCCGCAAACATTGGGAAATAAAGATGCGAAACATCCAATGGATCGTGAGTGGACGACAGGGATTGTAAAATATCCTGTTCAAGGAAAGATCTGGATGGGGAAAACTAATCTAAAAGGAGATGGACAAGCAGATCTTAAGAATCATGGTGGACTGGAAAAAGCAATTTTTGTCTATACCGTTTCTCATTATGATTATTGGCAAAAAAAATTACAAAATCCGGATTTTTCGGCTGGTGCATTTGGTGAAAACTTAGCTGTAAAAAATATCGCAGAAGATGATTTGTGTATCGGCGATATATTTCGTATTGGTGATGCAATTGTTCAAGTTTCACAACCAAGGCAACCATGTTGGAGGCCAGCAAGACGTTTGAGGATAAAAGATTTAGCTTTACAAATACAAGAAGAGGGCTTAACAGGGTGGTATTTTCGTGTTCTTAAAGAGGGAGAGATTCAAGCAGGAGATTTTCTTCAACTTCAAGAAAGACCATTTCCGGAATGGACTGTGGCAAATTGTAATGATATTATGCACAATAAAAAACATGATTTAGAGTTGGCAGCTAGGCTTGCTGCTTGTGAACTTCTCGCACCTAACTGGCGTAATACGTTATCTAAACGTGCAGAGGGTAATGGGAAATTGGACATTCGTAATCGTGTAATTGGTCCAAATGAATAA
- a CDS encoding cysteine desulfurase, with amino-acid sequence MELINIRKQFPILNQQIHGYPLVYLDNAATTQKPLQVIERLQQYYEQDNANVHRGVHTLGSRATDAYEGARRIVANFLNAKSEKEVIFTRGTTTSINLVASSYARAVCKEGDEIVISAMEHHSNLLPWQQVAKAMKAKLKYIPLQQDGTFSIEDAEKAITSRTKIVTVSHVSNVLGIANPVKQMAALAHKHGAVIVVDGAQSVPHIKVDVQDLGCDFYIFSGHKMCGPTGIGVLYGKKQILEKMEPIEFGGEMIDHVGLHDATWKESPWKFEGGTPIIAGAIGLGAAIDFLEGIGLDVIEKHDKHLTGYAVERMKQIEDVTMYGPEDGRFGLVTFNLDKVHPHDLATVLDSNGVAIRAGHHCCQPLMRHFGVSATARASFYLYNTEEDVDQFILALEKTKGFFKESIF; translated from the coding sequence ATGGAGTTGATCAATATAAGAAAACAATTTCCGATACTGAATCAACAGATTCATGGCTATCCGCTGGTTTACTTAGATAACGCAGCGACAACACAGAAACCACTCCAAGTAATTGAAAGATTACAACAATATTATGAACAAGATAATGCTAATGTACACAGAGGTGTACATACGTTAGGTTCACGAGCTACAGATGCTTATGAAGGGGCACGGAGAATAGTAGCCAATTTTCTTAATGCAAAGTCGGAAAAAGAGGTTATCTTTACTCGTGGCACGACTACTTCTATAAATCTAGTGGCTAGTAGCTACGCACGGGCTGTCTGTAAAGAAGGTGATGAAATTGTAATTTCCGCAATGGAACATCACAGTAATCTACTTCCTTGGCAACAAGTAGCAAAAGCAATGAAAGCTAAATTGAAATATATCCCACTCCAACAAGACGGAACATTTTCTATCGAAGATGCCGAGAAAGCAATTACTAGTCGTACGAAAATAGTAACTGTTTCGCATGTTTCTAATGTCTTGGGAATTGCTAACCCAGTGAAACAAATGGCCGCACTTGCCCATAAACATGGTGCTGTCATCGTGGTAGATGGTGCACAAAGTGTCCCTCATATTAAGGTAGATGTTCAGGATTTGGGCTGTGATTTCTATATCTTTTCAGGACATAAAATGTGTGGACCAACCGGTATTGGAGTGTTGTATGGTAAAAAGCAAATACTTGAGAAGATGGAGCCAATCGAATTTGGAGGAGAAATGATTGATCATGTAGGATTACATGATGCAACGTGGAAAGAATCTCCGTGGAAATTTGAAGGAGGGACTCCAATTATTGCGGGTGCTATTGGGTTAGGTGCAGCTATTGATTTTTTAGAAGGAATAGGACTAGATGTGATAGAAAAGCACGATAAACATTTAACTGGCTATGCGGTCGAACGAATGAAACAAATTGAAGATGTAACAATGTATGGTCCTGAAGATGGACGCTTTGGGTTGGTGACATTTAATTTAGATAAAGTTCATCCACATGATCTTGCTACGGTTCTTGACTCTAATGGTGTAGCAATACGTGCAGGGCATCATTGCTGCCAACCATTAATGCGACACTTTGGAGTTAGTGCTACGGCACGTGCAAGCTTTTACTTATACAATACGGAAGAAGATGTCGATCAATTCATTTTAGCTTTGGAGAAAACAAAAGGTTTTTTTAAAGAGTCGATTTTTTGA
- a CDS encoding dihydropteridine reductase, producing MQIYWTKINKIIDETPEVKTYLLDRPEDFSWEEGSHTHFALKGFNTGDKPNRSLIRHMSISTLPHENSIGITTRIREQCSEFKATLRNLEVGNEVAIFKTHSNIPLKRENKNVYLLSSGVGLATFRPLVLDYFERAENVNQIHSLNIDSSKDFLFTTIFESAPDKKFSSQFVDNRKDYYDEVKNLATDKDGHFYVVGSDEFLMENIELLRAQGIEPEQIMLDKRQQQLAEFL from the coding sequence ATGCAAATATACTGGACTAAAATAAATAAAATTATTGACGAAACGCCTGAAGTGAAAACATACTTACTCGATCGCCCAGAAGACTTTTCATGGGAGGAAGGTTCCCACACTCATTTCGCACTTAAAGGCTTTAATACTGGAGACAAACCGAACCGGAGTTTAATTCGCCATATGTCAATATCCACTTTACCACATGAAAATTCAATTGGTATTACAACACGCATTAGAGAGCAGTGCTCTGAGTTTAAAGCGACCTTAAGGAATCTTGAAGTCGGCAATGAAGTTGCGATATTTAAAACTCATTCGAATATACCACTTAAAAGAGAAAACAAAAATGTGTATCTACTGTCATCAGGTGTTGGCCTAGCAACTTTCAGACCACTTGTACTTGATTACTTTGAACGTGCTGAAAACGTCAATCAAATTCATTCCTTGAACATCGATTCGTCAAAGGATTTCCTATTCACTACTATTTTTGAATCCGCACCTGATAAGAAGTTCAGTTCACAGTTCGTCGATAATCGAAAAGACTACTATGATGAAGTGAAAAATCTAGCGACAGATAAGGACGGACACTTCTATGTAGTTGGTAGTGATGAATTTCTCATGGAGAACATTGAATTACTGCGTGCACAAGGTATCGAACCAGAACAAATTATGCTGGATAAGCGTCAACAGCAACTGGCTGAGTTTTTATGA
- the glyA gene encoding serine hydroxymethyltransferase — translation MKNLEQKDKVLAEAIRNELSRQQDKIELIASENFVSQAVMEATGTVLTNKYAEGYPGRRYYGGCEYVDIVEELAIQRVKNLFGAEHVNVQPHAGAQANMAVYIALVKPGDTILGMDLSHGGHLTHGSPVNFSGKFYNFVPYGVDEQTGHIDYDRVRELAHKHRPCMIVAGASAYSRTIDFKLMAQIADEVGAIFFVDMAHIAGIVAAGLHPNPVPHADIVTTTTHKTLRGPRGGIIMCRKSYAAAIDKAVFPGSQGGPLMHIIAAKAVALGEALQPSFKTYIEKVLENAKVLAETLLSEGLKIVSGGTDNHIVLVDLRSIGLTGKEAELILDEVGITANKNSIPFDTASPHVTSGIRFGTPAMTTRGLGPKEMKEIAHLIVLALKNPNCMDTKERVLKNVQKITKQFPLYEGVQ, via the coding sequence ATGAAGAACTTGGAACAAAAAGACAAAGTATTGGCTGAAGCTATTAGGAATGAGCTTTCAAGACAACAAGATAAAATAGAACTGATTGCCTCAGAGAACTTTGTTAGCCAAGCTGTAATGGAAGCAACGGGTACTGTGCTGACAAACAAGTACGCTGAAGGATATCCAGGAAGAAGATACTATGGTGGTTGTGAATATGTAGATATTGTCGAGGAACTTGCCATTCAACGTGTTAAAAATCTGTTTGGTGCTGAGCATGTAAATGTACAGCCACATGCTGGTGCACAAGCAAACATGGCAGTCTATATTGCTTTAGTAAAGCCTGGAGACACAATTTTGGGAATGGATTTATCTCATGGCGGACATCTTACACATGGGAGTCCAGTGAATTTCTCTGGAAAATTTTATAATTTTGTCCCTTACGGTGTAGATGAACAAACTGGGCATATTGACTATGATCGTGTACGCGAACTAGCCCATAAACATCGACCATGTATGATCGTTGCTGGTGCTAGTGCCTATTCACGGACGATTGATTTTAAGCTAATGGCTCAAATTGCTGATGAAGTCGGGGCTATATTTTTTGTGGATATGGCACATATAGCGGGAATTGTTGCAGCAGGATTACATCCCAACCCAGTACCACATGCAGATATTGTCACCACGACAACACATAAAACATTACGTGGACCAAGGGGGGGAATCATCATGTGTCGAAAATCGTATGCAGCAGCAATAGATAAAGCGGTTTTCCCTGGATCACAAGGAGGTCCATTAATGCATATCATCGCAGCAAAAGCTGTTGCGCTAGGCGAGGCATTGCAACCTAGCTTCAAGACTTATATTGAAAAAGTTCTTGAAAATGCTAAAGTACTGGCTGAGACATTACTAAGTGAAGGATTAAAAATCGTTTCGGGGGGGACAGACAATCATATTGTATTGGTCGATCTGCGTAGTATTGGGCTAACGGGAAAAGAAGCTGAGCTAATCCTCGACGAAGTAGGGATCACGGCAAATAAAAACTCTATCCCTTTCGATACGGCAAGCCCGCATGTGACAAGTGGAATCCGCTTCGGAACTCCTGCTATGACGACAAGAGGATTGGGACCTAAGGAAATGAAAGAAATTGCCCATCTTATTGTACTTGCCTTGAAAAATCCAAATTGCATGGATACAAAAGAACGGGTTTTAAAAAATGTACAAAAAATTACGAAGCAGTTCCCTTTGTACGAAGGAGTGCAATAA
- a CDS encoding aromatic acid exporter family protein, translating to MGYRTIKTAVGAGLAIWIASLLDLEFATFAAIIVIMCIEKTKKKTLITMKEKFFASLLSLFLGALLFEVLGYYPIVLVLFILLFVPILVRTHIQGGFVTSMVVVLHVYTVKNANWAMFLNELYIIFIGMGIALLVNSFMPNFKRDIETFKQEIEQKFEVILFEFSAHLRDSVRNWDGKEILEVEDLINQSKSIAIQDVENHLLRKQNKDYYYLEMREDQLELLKHMVKIIAIVSSSSLHVKQREMFAEFLENLSQNVHSGDTTDISLHELEELNASFRKTALPKTREEFEIRANLFYLIFEMENYLNIKKKLFTKRSR from the coding sequence ATGGGCTATCGGACGATAAAGACTGCTGTAGGGGCAGGGTTGGCAATTTGGATCGCAAGTTTATTAGATTTGGAATTTGCAACATTTGCAGCAATTATTGTTATAATGTGTATCGAGAAAACGAAGAAAAAGACATTAATTACAATGAAGGAAAAATTCTTTGCCTCTCTTTTATCCTTGTTTCTTGGAGCTTTGTTATTTGAAGTATTAGGTTATTACCCCATTGTCTTGGTCTTATTTATTTTATTATTTGTTCCAATCCTTGTAAGAACTCACATCCAGGGTGGTTTTGTCACAAGTATGGTCGTCGTATTACATGTTTATACGGTAAAAAATGCTAACTGGGCTATGTTTCTGAACGAGCTCTATATTATTTTTATCGGAATGGGAATCGCTCTTCTAGTCAATAGTTTCATGCCAAATTTCAAGCGAGATATTGAAACCTTTAAGCAGGAAATTGAACAAAAGTTTGAAGTCATTCTCTTTGAATTCTCTGCTCATTTAAGGGATAGTGTGCGAAACTGGGATGGGAAAGAAATACTTGAGGTAGAGGATTTGATTAATCAATCGAAAAGCATTGCCATTCAAGATGTAGAGAATCATCTGTTACGAAAACAAAATAAAGATTATTATTATCTGGAAATGCGAGAAGACCAACTGGAACTCCTGAAACATATGGTGAAAATCATTGCTATTGTTTCTTCATCGAGCCTACACGTTAAACAGAGAGAAATGTTTGCAGAGTTCTTGGAGAATTTAAGTCAAAACGTTCATTCAGGAGATACAACGGACATTTCATTACATGAGTTAGAGGAATTAAATGCCTCATTCCGCAAGACAGCGTTGCCGAAGACGAGAGAAGAATTTGAAATACGGGCAAATCTATTTTACTTAATCTTTGAAATGGAAAATTACTTAAACATAAAGAAAAAACTTTTTACAAAAAGAAGTCGCTAG
- a CDS encoding FecR domain-containing protein, which translates to MLKRIRITFTKSQLSLIVAIVMILSLLSPLMSQTVQAEIIRSAQIEKVIGIVHIQKAEGGKQIRAHEGMILYHGDHIQTEENSSMVFQVLDRGDIITVEENSRIAISELRNDSGKMKTSFFIWNGSIWVQASTLTNSKDEFKIETPEAFMSVRGTNLLVGVDPTTGESKFFIASGQGEVSKKGEEGSGNSISLYPNEQISLNKDTDSNDYDDYKNIADLDDLIANTSNAIIEAIIASKAAIDQENEQYIAKLKEQQDGMDEINQEMIDRIQQNLDNLIGNIVKSAIKQNKVDEAAIKAFIEQINERLDKKLDLDNVKAQELSAQEKAKQAQINLLNEERKKKQEAEKLKQEALKKQNEELKKKLNEQLEKQKEAKLKAAEAVRQRAAEELMNRLTNNAAKLAFEAKQKAIAVEKAKQDAAAKAVDTSAPVSQPSDDTGLEPVIEEPIEEEAVIEEPIEEEPVIEEPIEEEPVIEEPIEEEPVIEEPIEEEPVIEEPIEEEPVIEEPVEEEPVIEEPVEEEPIIEEPIEEEPIIEEPVEEEPIIEEPIEEEPIIEEPIEEEPIIEEPIEEEPIIEEPIDEEPIIEEPIDEEPIIEEPIEEDPVIEEPVEDGPDGEDLTLP; encoded by the coding sequence ATGTTGAAAAGAATCCGCATAACTTTTACAAAATCCCAATTATCTTTAATAGTTGCAATCGTAATGATCTTAAGCTTATTATCTCCACTTATGTCGCAAACAGTACAGGCTGAAATCATAAGATCGGCGCAAATCGAGAAAGTAATTGGGATTGTTCATATTCAAAAAGCAGAAGGGGGTAAGCAGATCCGTGCACACGAAGGGATGATTTTGTACCATGGAGATCATATTCAGACGGAAGAGAATTCAAGCATGGTTTTTCAAGTACTTGACCGTGGGGATATTATTACAGTTGAGGAGAACTCACGGATAGCTATCTCCGAATTAAGGAATGATTCAGGGAAGATGAAAACAAGCTTTTTCATTTGGAACGGCTCTATATGGGTACAGGCATCTACTCTCACCAACTCGAAAGATGAATTCAAAATTGAGACGCCTGAAGCTTTCATGAGCGTTAGAGGCACAAATCTGCTTGTAGGTGTGGATCCGACTACTGGGGAATCTAAATTTTTTATTGCCTCGGGTCAAGGGGAAGTGAGTAAGAAAGGTGAGGAAGGGTCAGGCAATAGCATAAGCTTGTATCCAAATGAGCAAATCAGTCTGAACAAGGATACCGATTCTAATGATTATGACGATTATAAAAATATAGCTGATCTAGACGATTTAATAGCGAATACAAGCAATGCGATTATCGAAGCTATTATTGCCAGCAAAGCGGCAATCGATCAAGAAAATGAACAATATATTGCTAAGCTCAAAGAGCAACAAGATGGCATGGATGAAATAAACCAAGAGATGATTGATCGAATTCAACAAAATCTTGATAATTTGATTGGAAATATCGTTAAAAGTGCGATTAAGCAAAATAAGGTAGATGAGGCAGCAATTAAAGCGTTCATTGAGCAAATTAATGAACGATTAGATAAGAAGCTTGATCTTGATAATGTGAAGGCCCAGGAGCTATCGGCTCAGGAGAAGGCAAAACAAGCTCAAATTAATCTATTAAATGAAGAACGCAAGAAGAAACAAGAAGCAGAGAAGCTGAAGCAGGAAGCGCTTAAGAAGCAGAATGAAGAATTAAAGAAGAAGTTAAATGAGCAACTCGAGAAGCAGAAGGAAGCGAAGCTGAAGGCGGCAGAAGCTGTGAGGCAGAGAGCTGCCGAAGAGCTAATGAATAGGCTCACAAATAATGCTGCCAAGTTAGCGTTCGAGGCGAAGCAGAAAGCCATAGCAGTGGAGAAGGCTAAACAGGATGCTGCCGCCAAGGCCGTTGACACATCCGCGCCTGTTTCACAACCATCTGATGATACTGGATTAGAACCAGTTATAGAAGAGCCAATAGAAGAGGAAGCAGTTATAGAAGAGCCAATAGAAGAGGAACCAGTTATAGAAGAGCCAATAGAAGAGGAACCAGTTATAGAAGAGCCAATAGAAGAGGAACCAGTTATAGAAGAGCCAATAGAAGAGGAACCAGTTATAGAAGAGCCAATAGAAGAGGAACCAGTTATAGAAGAGCCAGTAGAAGAGGAACCAGTTATAGAAGAGCCAGTAGAAGAGGAACCGATTATAGAAGAGCCAATAGAAGAGGAACCGATTATAGAAGAGCCGGTAGAAGAGGAACCGATTATAGAAGAGCCAATAGAAGAGGAACCGATTATAGAAGAGCCAATAGAAGAGGAACCGATTATAGAAGAGCCAATAGAAGAGGAACCGATTATAGAAGAGCCAATAGACGAGGAACCGATTATAGAAGAACCAATAGACGAGGAACCGATTATAGAAGAACCAATAGAAGAGGATCCGGTTATAGAAGAACCAGTTGAAGATGGTCCAGATGGAGAAGATTTAACACTACCTTAG